In the Oncorhynchus gorbuscha isolate QuinsamMale2020 ecotype Even-year linkage group LG05, OgorEven_v1.0, whole genome shotgun sequence genome, one interval contains:
- the LOC124035328 gene encoding activated RNA polymerase II transcriptional coactivator p15-like: MPKSREVVSSTSGSDSDSEVEKTKAKRKKASAPPEKPEAKKPKLSGEGSRPGAGGSSKAADSKTEDGMFQIGRMRYVSVREFKGKCLVDIREYWMNQDGEMKPGKKGISLNPEQWTQLKDQMSEIDDAIKRT; encoded by the exons ATGCCCAAATCAAGGGAAGTGGTGTCATCCACGTCTGGTAGTGACTCTGACAGTGAGGTGGAGAAGACCAAG GCCAAGAGAAAGAAGGCCAGTGCTCCACCAGAGAAGCCCGAGGCCAAGAAACCGAAGCTGAGTGGAGAGGGCTCTCGACCTGGCGCAGGAGGGTCCTCTAAGGCTGCAGACAGCAAAACGGAGGATGGCATGTTCCAG ATTGGGAGAATGCGATACGTCAGTGTGAGGGAGTTTAAAGGGAAGTGTTTAGTTGACATCAGAGAGTACTGGATGAACCAGGACGGGGAAATGAAGCCCGGCAAAAAAG gcatcTCCTTAAACCCGGAGCAGTGGACCCAGCTGAAGGACCAGATGTCTGAGATTGACGACGCGATCAAGAGAACATGA